In Acinetobacter sp. WCHAc010034, a genomic segment contains:
- a CDS encoding YdcH family protein — protein MKTKECNKKVKNMFPEFRELIHRLREENPRFAHLFERHEELDQEICLLEQDPVNQINTDIETLKRRKLRLKDEMYWLLKSSEAGGCI, from the coding sequence ATGAAAACCAAAGAATGCAATAAAAAAGTGAAAAACATGTTTCCCGAATTCCGGGAGCTGATTCACCGGCTCCGCGAAGAAAATCCGCGCTTTGCGCATCTTTTTGAGCGCCATGAAGAACTGGATCAGGAGATCTGCCTGCTGGAACAGGACCCGGTCAATCAGATCAACACCGACATTGAAACGCTGAAGCGCAGAAAACTAAGGCTTAAGGATGAAATGTACTGGCTGCTGAAATCCAGCGAAGCGGGCGGCTGCATTTAG
- a CDS encoding chaperone modulator CbpM — MTTIYYREIVSDGCEQTEIVDEQRSFDLQHFAQACGQSPEWVLQLLEYDILPNRPDSRVHQFFGDDISRARRAYRLQRDFDASFTAVAMMLDLIDEVQNLRRQVKHQQFQSH, encoded by the coding sequence ATGACAACAATTTATTACCGTGAAATTGTATCTGACGGCTGCGAACAGACTGAAATTGTCGATGAGCAGCGCAGTTTTGATTTGCAGCATTTTGCCCAGGCCTGCGGACAAAGTCCTGAATGGGTACTGCAGCTGCTGGAGTATGACATTTTGCCGAACCGTCCGGACAGCAGGGTTCATCAGTTTTTTGGCGACGATATTTCACGGGCAAGGCGCGCCTACCGCCTGCAGCGCGATTTCGACGCCAGCTTTACCGCTGTCGCCATGATGCTGGATTTAATTGATGAAGTGCAGAATCTGCGCCGCCAAGTCAAGCATCAGCAATTCCAGTCACACTGA